The following are encoded together in the Citrus sinensis cultivar Valencia sweet orange chromosome 1, DVS_A1.0, whole genome shotgun sequence genome:
- the LOC102621006 gene encoding zinc finger CCCH domain-containing protein 34-like: MEEELQKRNTDCVYFLASPLTCKKGLDCEYRHNEIARLNPRDCWYWLAGNCINPRCGFRHPPLDAHVTEAPSESVSLPCQSSIPVNKTSIPCYFYFNGFCSRGDRCSFLHGPDGIAPNGKSSKSASAVTDALLSENKTSAGDGTGSPPTEIRPNPSEAPLKLAVDVRVQPKGHLLQSAPKRIPERRASPQISLSEGETVAVVKSDSMVAAEGFMKTKSHLYTDWSSDEHADDHVEPEERLESSPGFDVLVDNENRAENLGFEDDSEYLLATNREHRELNGHFLGYDFEGPIEYDPMYPESEPHEGETYNVHYYLDNEHILDKVREYPGRARERILDSMLSRKRKLFPMKVSVDDCNADLRDYLRKRRVVDGHSIVHSTRRHESSRLMGRIQGRHRGLLLHGRLASEFGKNYIESHGHKGTLPNGANQHGWARHSKSNILRQHHKGKRLLKRKSHLSAISRKPFSSERRSSQTETAFTGPKSLAEIREEKKKAEESGGHFGKVGHLSRTLTDFQGPKPLSEILKEKRRPGTVSDADTWSC, from the exons atggaagAAGAACTTCAAAAGCGTAACACAGATTGCGTATATTTCCTCGCTTCTCCTCTCACATGCAAGAAG GGGCTTGATTGTGAATATCGTCACAATGAAATTGCCAGGCTCAACCCCAGGGATTGCTGGTACTGGTTGGCTGGTAACTGTATCAATCCCAGATGTGGTTTCAGACATCCT CCATTGGATGCGCATGTGACTGAAGCACCATCAGAATCCGTTTCATTGCCATGTCAATCTTCTATACCAGTGAACAAGACTAGCATTCCATGTTATTTTTACTTCAATGGATTCTGCAGCAGAGGAGATAGATGCTCCTTTTTGCATGGCCCTGATGGTATTGCACCCAATGGGAAATCTTCAAAATCGGCTTCTGCAGTTACTGATGCCCTTCTATCAGAAAATAAGACATCTGCAGGAGATGGCACTGGGTCACCACCAACAGAAATACGTCCCAATCCATCTGAAGCTCCGTTAAAACTAGCAGTGGATGTGAGAGTCCAGCCCAAGGGTCACCTACTGCAATCAGCACCCAAAAGAATCCCAGAGAGACGTGCCTCCCCTCAGATATCTCTATCTGAGGGTGAAACTGTGGCCGTTGTCAAGTCAGATTCCATGGTAGCAGCAGAAGGCTTTATGAAAACTAAATCTCATCTATATACAGATTGGAGCTCTGATGAGCATGCGGATGACCATGTTGAACCTGAGGAGCGACTGGAATCATCCCCAGGATTTGATGTTCTTGTGGATAATGAAAATAGAGCGGAGAATTTGGGTTTTGAGGATGATTCAGAGTACTTACTTGCTACTAATAGGGAGCACAGAGAGCTGAATGGTCATTTCTTGGGTTATGATTTTGAAGGTCCGATTGAGTATGACCCTATGTATCCAGAATCAGAACCACATGAAGGCGAGACATACAATGTTCATTATTATTTGGATAATGAGCATATTCTAGATAAGGTCAGAGAATACCCTGGCCGTGCAAGAGAGAGGATATTGGATTCAATGTTGTCTCGAAAGAGAAAACTCTTCCCAATGAAAGTCTCTGTAGATGACTGTAATGCAGATCTTCGAGATTATCTGAGGAAACGCAGGGTAGTTGATGGTCATTCAATTGTTCATTCAACCAGAAGGCATGAATCATCTCGTTTGATGGGTCGAATCCAGGGAAGGCACCGAGGTCTGCTGTTGCATGGTAGGTTGGCATCAGAATTTGGAAAGAACTATATTGAGTCACATGGACACAAGGGAACTCTTCCAAATGGTGCCAACCAGCATGGGTGGGCTAGGCattcaaaatctaatataCTTAGGCAGCATCATAAAGGAAAAAGGCTGCTTAAAAGGAAGTCTCATTTATCTGCCATCTCGAGGAAACCATTTTCAAGTGAGAGAAGATCTAGTCAGACTGAGACTGCATTTACAGGACCCAAGTCCCTTGCTGAGAttagagaagagaagaaaaaggctGAAGAATCTGGTGGTCACTTTGGGAAAGTGGGACATTTAAGCCGAACATTGACAGACTTCCAGGGACCAAAACCTCTGAGTGAAATACTCAAGGAAAAGAGGAGGCCAGGTACTGTGAGTGATGCAGATACTTGGAGCTGTTGA
- the LOC102621478 gene encoding uncharacterized protein At1g15400: MEGLSRSTTSFRRQGSSGLVWDDKFLSGDLNRLKKNKEAGDRINKPKAAAVMMQRSRSEGGGGGGGGVGRMHRALKEPPSALDPPSPKLYGCGFCGFFGKPAAAHKLKSHKRKSTRS, from the coding sequence atggaaGGTTTATCGAGGTCTACGACGTCGTTTAGGAGACAAGGCTCTTCAGGATTGGTATGGGATGACAAGTTCTTATCCGGAGACTTGAACCGtctcaagaaaaataaagaagccGGTGATCGTATCAATAAACCGAAGGCCGCCGCGGTAATGATGCAACGGAGCCGATCAGAAGGCGGCGgcggaggaggaggaggagtaGGCCGCATGCACCGGGCGTTGAAGGAGCCGCCGTCCGCCTTGGACCCACCTTCTCCTAAACTCTACGGTTGTGGCTTCTGTGGATTCTTTGGCAAACCAGCTGCTGCCCATAAACTAAAATCCCATAAGCGTAAGTCTACTAGGTCataa
- the LOC102620717 gene encoding NADH-cytochrome b5 reductase-like protein, whose protein sequence is MATTFFRRLVKATPIAFNEAFGGQPKSDFNKFRFPFGAIAAVAGGVSYYCYFSSPNLVHLDQINEETDPKIALNPDKWIGFKLQDTARVSHNSHLFRFSFDPSAKLGLDVASCILTRAPLGQDAEGNTKYVVRPYTPISDTEAKGHFDLLIKVYPEGKMSQHFASLKPGDVVEVKGPIEKLRYSPNMKKHIGMIAGGTGITPMLQVIEAILKNPDDNTQVSLLYGNISPDDILLKQKLDILAASHPNLKVFYTVDNPTKNWKGGVGYISKDTALKGLPSPSDDALILVCGPPGMMKHVSGEKAKDYSQGELSGILKDLGYTEQMVYKF, encoded by the exons ATGGCTACGACCTTCTTCAGAAGACTGGTTAAAGCTACTCCAATTGCATTCAACGAGGCATTTGGAGGGCAACCCAAGTCCGATTTCAACAAATTTCGATTTCCCTTTGGAGCAATCGCTGCTGTTGCTGGTGGAGTCTCCTATTACTGTTACTTTTCATCCCCAAATTTG gtTCATCTAGATCAAATCAATGAAGAGACGGATCCAAAAATTG cTCTCAATCCGGACAAGTGGATTGGATTTAAGTTGCAAGACACTGCAAGGGTAAGCCACAATAGTCATTTGTTCAG GTTTTCATTTGATCCATCTGCCAAGTTGGGTTTGGATGTTGCTTCATGCATCCTTACAAG GGCTCCATTAGGACAAGATGCTGAAGGAAATACAAAATATGTTGTACGGCC GTATACTCCTATATCAGATACAGAAGCTAAGGGACACTTTGACTTGTTAATTAAG GTTTATCCTGAGGGTAAAATGAGTCAGCATTTTGCTAGCTTAAAACCAGGGGATGTAGTTGAAGTGAAAGG ACCCATTGAAAAGCTCCGATACTCTCCCAATATGAAGAAACACATTGGCATG ATAGCTGGTGGCACAGGTATAACTCCTATGCTTCAGGTAATTGAGGCTATACTGAAGAATCCAGATGACAACACTCAG GTGTCACTGCTGTATGGCAATATATCCCCAGATGATATATTACTCAAACAGAAGCTTGACATACTAGCAGCTAGCCATCCAAATTTGAAG GTGTTCTACACTGTAGACAATCCAACAAAGAATTGGAAAGGAGGCGTAGGATACATCTCTAAGGATACGGCCCTAAAAGGCTTGCCAAGCCCCAGTGATGATGCTCTTATCCTG GTATGCGGACCCCCTGGAATGATGAAACATGTATCTGGTGAAAAGGCTAAAGACTATTCACAAGGAGAG CTTTCTGGGATACTCAAAGATCTAGGATACACTGAGCAAatggtttacaaattttga